TCATAATAACCTAATTTTTTTAATGTGTTTTGAAGTTCAGTTACTGCTGCACCCGATGAACCAGGCCCTAATACGCTGTTTTCATTACTAGGCGCTGAAATCGCTCCAGGTGTATTCGCAGGCGGTGCTTCAATTTCGGACACAACCTCTGGATTTGAAACCTTTAATACTTGACCAACAAATATCGAATCACTCGTTAAATTATTGATCGCCTTTAATTGATCCACTGACATATTGTATAAAGTGGCAATTCGCCATAAAGAATCACCAGATTTAACTGTATAGGATGTGGTTGTGTCAACTACATCGCCATACTGTCCCGGTGGCAGAAAATCATCAGCATTCGTATGAGTCGTCCAAGAATTATAATATTGCCACATCGAAGCACTTTCCTGTCCTAAACTCCAGCTACCTGCACCCTTTAAGTTATATTGATGAATTAAGTCAAATTTTGCCGCAATGGATTCGTTGTTTTCGTAATAGATGTGATATGTTCCCGGACTTAATGTTTTACCCGCAACGGTACTAGTGGGATCACCTTGTTTAACTGTGATGGTAGCCATAGGGGTTTTTGATACCTGGTCAAAAGTTACAGTTCCACCATACTTATTTAAAAGTTCATCTACTTTTACATTGGAAATACCTGTGCCCCATGAAGATAACGGATCTCCAACTTTCCACATCCGTCCGTAAAACGGAAGGCCTAAGACGACTTTTTCAGATGGTACACCTTGATTAAGAGCATATTGGACTGAACGCTCCACCCACTTGTAGCTTGCAACTGGACCCTCAGGACCGCCTTCATAGCTTTCATCGTATGCCATAATCATAAGATAGTCCGCATACTTTGCTAGACCATTATAGTCGTAGGAACCATGCCAACCTTTTGTCCAGTTGTTTGGATTAGCTGCAACTGCGACGGATACTTCCTTATCACTCGGAAGCTTTTCGCGTAGTAATCGAACGAGATCCGTATAAGCTGCTCGATCAACTTCCGTTACATTTTCGATATCTACATTGACACCATCTAAATTACTTTTAACAATAAAGTCTGCAATTTGAGTCGATAGCTGCTCTCTATTTTGTAAGGCTGCGCGCCCTACAGTACGATCCCAATGGTTACTCAAAAATGGGACTACATCTATTCCTCTGTTGTGCATTTCCTTTACGAAATTTGCATCATAAAGACGGGTTATTTTTAAGGATCCATCGGAGTTCAAATCGAAATAGCTAGGGGAGACAAGACTTAAATTTCCTTGAGCTTTATCGACTTGTGAAATCATAGTTTGAGCACTGCCAAAATACAAGTAACTCATATTAAAGTCCACATCATGGGCTTTTGCTGTATTCATCGGGATACTTGTTAAAATGACGGCCCCCGCAACAACTACTACCGTAGCGATTTTTAGTTTTGGATAATGTTTTTTCACAAAGTTGATGGCTGATTGCTTTAGATCGGTTACTTTCTCCTTTTTTGAAAAATAGAACTCTTTTGCGAACTCAGTATCATTTTTAGATTTATCTTCGTTTAAATACAACAAAACAAGGAGTTCGCCTTTATCATTAACTTTGATTTCCACTTGATCGAAATTCAACATATTCACCGCCTTTTCTCCTGTTTCTTTCACTACATTTAAAAATGTACCTAACATCAATAACATTGGAATTTTGAAATATGAAGTTATCACAGTCCATCATTAGTATTTATTTTTTTCTTAGAAAAATACTGAAAAATTATTATAGAACTCTATTAGATAAACCGTATTTTTTCAAAAAAACTCCCATGGAAACCGAACTATTTTATTGCCATAACATCCCACTATCAATTGGCGCGTTTTTGAAATATATTCTAGTTAGATAGTTTATTATTTTTATAAACTTCGATAGTCGTAAACATATTTAGGAGGTTTGTGCATGGTAAAAAAATTGATTACATTAATGGTCGTAGCATCTTTATTTTTTTCCTTAGTAGTTCCAATCGTACAAGCACAATCGGAAGCTCCTAAGGAAAATGTCATCATCATATTTAAAGAAAATATCGATCAAAAAGCCGTTCAAAGTGTTGACGGCGAAATTGATGCAGTTCTACTCAACGTTCCTGTAGTAACTGGTGAGATACCAATAGACGCTATTGACGATCTAAAAAAAGATCGAGATGTTTTAGCTGTGGAAATTGACAAACGTATTCAAATGAGTGGACAAGTACAAGATTGGGGTATTTCAACAATTAAAGCTCAAAGTGCATGGACATCAGGATATACAGGAAGTGGAATGAAAATCGCCGTATTAGATACAGGCATTGCACCTCATTTAGATTTACAAGTTGCAGGCGGCATTTCTTTTACATCCTATACACCTTCCTATTTCGATGATAATGGTCATGGTACACATGTAGCAGGTATTATCGGGGCAGAAAACAATAATATTGGCGTAGTTGGAGTTGCTCCTGACGCGGATATTTATGCAGTAAAGGTGCTTGATAAAAATGGTAGCGGTAATCTCTCTGATATTATAAAGGGAATTGATTGGGCAATTTCAAATCGTATGGATATTATAAACCTAAGTTTAGGAACTCAAATTCATTCATTTGTTTTAAAACAAGCAGTAGATAAAGCCTACAATAATGGTATTTTAGTAGTGGCTGCTGCAGGAAATGACGGAAATGCAGAAGGGATTGGAGAAACAGTCGACTTTCCAGCTCGTTATGATTCTGTTATTGGTGTAAGTGCAGTTGATAAATTAAACAATCGTGGGAGCTTTTCCTCAACTGGGGAAGAGGTTGAAATAGCGGCTCCTGGTGTGAAAGTTTATAGTACGTATTTAAATAATAATTATGCAATAATGAACGGTACGTCCATGGCTGCTCCTTTTGTGGCTGGTACACTTGCTTTATTAAAACAAGCAAACCCTTCACTAACAAATATTCAACTTCGTGAAAAACTAAAAGAGTCCGCAACTGATATTGGAGCGGTAGGGAAAGATTCATTTTTTGGATATGGTTTAGTTCAAACGAATATACAAGCTTCTAGATCATTAATAGATAATGAACCAATGGCTACAGAAATACCAACTTCTGGTACTACTGAACCTTTACAAGTTCAGCCGACACCAGAACTAGCTCCTGTTCAAGATTCTGTTCCTCAACCAGCACCAAGCCCTGTAATTGAGCCGAAGCCTGAATCAAATCCAGTACAGAAGCCAGTTCAAAACCCAGCAGCTGTTCAACCGAAGCCAGCTCCGAAGAAAACAATGAATGCAACGATTAAAACATCAGCCTCTAAATATAAAGGTGGGAATTACGTTTACATTTATTTAAGTGCTGTCGATAAAAATACAAAAAAAACCATTGCGGGTGGTAAACTTAAAGTGACCATTCGTTCACCAAAAGGTCAGTTAACAACTTATACGGTTAAAACAAACTCTAAAGGTTCAACCCTCGTTAAATGGAAGGTACCAAAGTATGCTGTAAAAGGCAATTATCAATTGAAGCTTTCAGCAACTGCTACTAGCTACAATCAAGGAAGTGCTAGTAAAACAGTACGTATTTATTAGAATAGAAAACTAGAATGTTTGTATTCGTAAATCGTCGAGGAATTTTTTTACCTTCAGAATAAATTAGAATTGTTTCGTTAGTAGGAATAGCTAAATTCATACATATCATAGCCAAACACGGCAATGATATGTATGAAAAATATAATTTTAAATGTATAACACTAACTGTTTTTTCGTAATTAAATGTCTCTAAATTTAGTTAAATTTCCCACTTTAACAATATTTTAATAGAACTTTTACAACTGCTCTATAATCATACGATAATCTAGAACATAGATAGTATGAAGAGGGGACGTATAAAGTGAAAATATCACGATACATAAAAGTGAAAGATCGATTAATTCTCTTAATGATTGTGTGTATTATTTCAAATGTTATTCTAGCGGTATTTAGTATTGATTATTTAAGAAAGATGGAAAACAATACCGAAAAGATGTACGAACAAAGATTACTGGCTATGAACGCATTTTCTGAATTTGAACTAGCAATTGATCAAGAAGATTTTGATAGAGCAAGTGAAATTCATGCGTCTCTTTCAACTTATCAATTTGACTCAAAAATGGAATTTTATATAAAAGATTTAAAGACGAGTTTAGAAAATCGAAATACTGATCAAATATTAGCGATTACCGAAGAAACAAAGTTATACATAATTGATCGAGCTGAAAATCAATTGCAAATGTATAAAAAGGATATTTCTTTCGGTTATTCATTGTTAATATCGGTTTCATTAATCATGATTGCCATTGTTGTTTACTTTAGTGTTGTTGGCGCACGAGCAGTAAACATACCAACGAGAGAATTAAAGAAATTACTTAAACTAGCTGGACAAGGTGACTTCACTAAAAATGCAACCTATGATTCAAAGGATGAACTTGGTGAAGTAATGCTTAGCTATAATGAAATGGCAACAGAAGTAAAAGAATTGCTTAAAATCGTTCATAAAAGTGCAACGTCAGTAGATGAATCAAACTCGCGCCTTCAAAATGCTTCTGAGAAAACAACACAGGCTGCTATTCACATTTCAAATGATGCCGGTGATTTAACAAGGTCAACAGAGCGCTCAGCAGAACAGTTAATGTTAAATACAGCGGCAGTACAAGAAATCTTTACTGGGATTGAATATATAGCTGAGAAAATTCAGTTTATTGAAACGAGCATGAAGCAAACCGAAGATGAAGCAAATGAGGGAGTACAGTTTGTTTCAGACAATAAAGAAAAGATGAGAGAAATTGAAGTTGCTGTAAATCAAACTAATGAAAAAATGCAAATACTTAATAATCACACAAAGGAAATCGGACAAGTTATTCAATTAATTAACTCCATTGCAGAACAAACGGGCTTGCTTGCATTAAATGCTGCCATTGAAGCAGCACGTGCCGGAGAGTACGGTAAAGGATTTAGCGTGGTTGCAGATGAGGTACGTAAATTAGCCGATCAATCTGTTAAATCAACGAAAGTTATAGAAGAAATTGTTGCCCAAATTCAAATAGATTCCAAAGAGTCGATTCAGTATATGAAAAATGCGATCGAATCAGTTCAAACAGGTATCGAAACAACTGTTCAAAGTGCTTCAAAGTTTGAACATATTGCCTCTAGTGTAAATGAAATTAGTCCACATATAGAGGAAGTATCAACAACCATTAATCAAATAAAGCAAAATACAAAAGAAGTAGCAGATCACTCAACAGAATTAAGCGATTTGTTTGAGCATAATACTGAAAGTATAAAACAAGTATCTAAATCAACAGTAGAACAATTAAACGCAACAAGAGAAATGCATAATGAAATTCAAAAAATCACTAAAAATATACGTTCTTTAACTCATTCGATTAGAAGGTTTACAATTAACTAACGAAACTAATAAGCTGAATTATAATATAAACCCTCTCCTAATTTTCATTAAAATAGTAAATAGGAGAGGGTTTTTTGTTTGAATATAAAGATTCTATGTTAAAGTAAAAACGGAACTGTTTTTGTGGGGATAAGAAAAAGTATTTCCTGCAGACAATGGACTTGAAAATAGATATAAGAGGTAAGTTTCATCTATTATGATTAAATAATGTCGAGTAGTAAGTAAATTAACAAATTATAGAGTCATTAAATTTGAAAAGAAGGTTGCTAAAATGGATAACGTCATTGATTTCATTGCCATTAAAAATAAAAAAATGAATGATGAAATACTGAAAATATTCAGCAAAGCCAACTCTTTAGATGAAGCTGAACGAATTGATAAACTGGTTAAGGAAAGTACATTGTCAGTTGCTGACCATCATAAGTTCCTTGCTTTTGTTTCATTTTTAGAAGAAAAGAAGCTAAATCCAGAAGTAGTATTTCTTTCAGTTCTGGAATTATCGACATATCAATTTAAGATGAAATATGATTTAAAATGGTCGTCAATTGCACATATGTGTTTTATTTTCATGAAAATATTAAATGAGAGCGATCCTGATAAATACGATAAGTTCATAAAGCTAAAGAAACGAAAATAAAATTGTGACCATTTTTTAAGATTATTACAAATATCAAAATACATACAACAATTTTTGTTGATAATTTTTTACAATGTATACATCTTTTAAATTTGTCAAAACAGTATCATTTCAAGCAATGATATTGTTCTTTTATCCTATTTTTCGTTATAATATTAAAATGGGATTCGAATGTACGAAACCAACCTGAAAGGAGTACTTTAGTTCGATGAATGAAGAACAACGAGTTGCTAGTCAGCAAGTAAATCAACCAAAACCCATCACTAAAAAAACTGAAAAAGACTATAGTAAATACTTCGAACGTGTCATTACAGCACCTTCCTTAAAAGATGCGAAAAAGCGCGGTAAAGAAGAAGTAAAATATCATAAAGACTTTGCCATTCCCCAAGAATTTAAAGGCATGGGCGAGGGGCGCAAATTTTTCATTCGTACTTACGGTTGTCAAATGAACGAACATGATTCAGAAGTCATGGCTGGAATTTTCATGGAATTAGGCTATGAACCAACTGATAAAATCGAAGAAGCTGATGCTGTATTACTAAATACTTGTGCTATCCGTGAAAATGCTGAAAATAAAGTATTTGGTGAACTTGGCTACTTACTTAAATATAAACGTGAAAATCCTGAAATGTTAATTGGTGTGTGTGGCTGTATGTCGCAAGAAGAATCAGTTGTAAATAAAATCCTTACAACTTACCAACATGTTGACATGGTATTTGGTACACACAACATTCACCGTTTACCTCACATTCTAAAAGAGGCATATATGTCGAAAGAAATGGTAATAGAGGTGTGGTCTAAAGAAGGAGACGTACTCGAGAACCTTCCGAAAAAACGAAACGGTGCAATTAAAGCTTGGGTTAACATCATGTACGGTTGCGATAAATTCTGTACATACTGTATCGTCCCTTACACTCGTGGGAAAGAGCGTAGTCGTCGCCCTGAAGAAATTATTCAGGAAGTACGAGAACTTGCTGCACAGGGCTACCAAGAAATTATGTTATTAGGTCAAAATGTAAATGCTTACGGGAAAGACTTTACGGATATGGAATACCGACTCGGAGATTTGATGGACGAATTACGAAAAATTGATATTCCACGTATTCGTTTCACAACTAGCCATCCTAGAGACTTTGATGATCATTTAATCGAGGTGTTAGCAAAAGGCGGTAATCTTGTTGAGCATATTCATTTACCCGTACAATCTGGATCAAATGACATTTTGAAAATTATGGCTCGTAAATATACACGCGAGCATTTCTTAGACTTAGTTCGTAAAATTAAAGAAGCAATTCCGAATGTTGCACTGACAACAGATATTATCGTAGGTTATCCAAATGAAACGGAAGAGCAGTTCCAAGAAACAATTGATTTATATCGTGAGGTTGGTTTCGAATCTGCATTCACATATATTTACTCACCACGTGAAGGAACACCAGCTGCAAAAATGAATGATAATGTTCCACTTGAAGTGAAAAAAGAACGTCTTCAACGCCTAAATGCAGTAGTGGAAGAGTTTTCAACTGCAGCATTGAAAAAATATGAAGACCAAGTTGTAGAAGTGTTAGTTGAAGGAAGCAGTAAAAAACGAGATGATGTATTAGCAGGATATACTCGTCGCAACAAATTAGTAAACTTTGCTGGACCAAAAGAATTAATTGGACATATCGTAAAAGTAAAAATCACTGATGCAAAATCGTATTCATTACGTGGGGAATTTGTAGAAGTAGTAAATCGACATGAGGTGGAAGTATAATGACAACAAAAGTTTTTACTAAAGATGAAATCGTTGAAAAAGCAAAAGAAATTGCACATATGATTGCCAATACAGAGCAGGTAGAATTTTTCAAAAAAGCAGAAGCACAAATTAATGAAAACCAATACGTTCGCGAAAAAATTGCTAGCTTAAAAACATTACAAAAACAAGCGGTAAACTTCCAACATCTTGGAAAAGAAAGAGCGTTAAAATTAATTGAAGAAAAAATCGAAAAAATTGAGCAAGAAATTGATGAACTTCCAATTGTTCAAGAATTCAAACAATCTCAATTTGAAGTGAATAATTTGTTGCAATTAGTGTCTAATGCTATTGCAAACAATGTCACAAATGAAATCATTACTTCTACTGGTGGAGATGTGCTTAAGGGAGAAACAGGCTCAAAAGTACAAAATAGTCGTCCGGGAAGTTGTTCATAATTCTCTCATGTTTAGAAATCAGCCGAGTTAGTTTCTGATTAACTAAATAATGTCATGCTTTTAAATCTGCATACTATAAAAAGAAGCAATCCAAAAGAGTCTGATTCTCTTATGGATTGCTTTTTTACATGTCATAATCCTTCATATAAATCCAAACATAAAATCTGCAAATGACATTTTACTTTTTCTACAAATTCATTAATTAGGCAAGCCACTTGAAATTTTAATAAAAAAATCCAAAATTTTTGTTAAAATCTCCACTTTTGTCACTATTCATTTTTAAATTTACCATATCTTAATTATGTATATAAGGGAGGTGGAATTAATGGGTTCATCTAACTTTGTAGGTGGAGCTGGCTTTGAACACGGTCACAAAGAAAACGGTGGATTTGCATTGCTTGTTGTTCTATTCATCCTATTAATCATTGTAGGAGCAGCTTTCTTCAATAACTTTGATTATGGTTACTAATCACTAAATTCCTTTAGTTGTAAAGCTACAGTTTTATAATACTTTCTTTCGACCAGAACAAAAAGTTCTGGTCTTTTAAATTTAGTTACTATCTATCATTGACATATGACTTAATTAGAAAAGCTATTTAGAAAGTTATAGAAAGTTAAAGTCAAATCATCCGATATTTGGACCTAGGTAATTTTAAATTTTCTACCAACAAAACTCCTTAATCTCTTTCATAAAGTGGATTATGCCACATCAAAAATGAAATCTATGAATGCAATAAGAATATGCTCCTATTATTTATAGGAAATAAAATAGGAATGGCAGGGGATATAATTTTTTTTGATAGTTTAGGATAATGAAGGAAATAGAGAGAAGATAGAATTCAAACTTAGAAAACCCATATCTTATTTAATCGTCTAATAAAGGAATAATGGCATTTTGAATAAGCTATCCAAAATAAGGAGGGGTAATTATGAAAAATGAAAAAAGATCCATTATAGAATTGGAAAAGAAAATATATAGTGTACAAGCACGTATGATCGAAATTGGAATTTCAAAAGGTCTAACACACCCCGATACTGTTAAATGTAGCCAGGAGTTAGATCATTTACTAAATGACTTTGAAATTAAGAGAACATACCATTACGCTTAAGCATCAGTAGTAATGAATAGTAACTATTATAATTATGGAATATAGAATTGCCCCCGGAAATGGACATGCTTAAAACCAAGTTCACTTTCCGGGATTTTTGTTTTCAACCAACCATTTTAAAATGAGTGGAATTATATTAACAGTAACGATTCAAAACTGAAGTTCTAAATAGAACTTTGTATTGCTTCCATTTAATCAATCTACGAAATATGTCGATTAGGATACATGGACACAGAGATAAGCGTTTGAATTCATACGCTACCAGCTACATTTATAACTACAAAGTTTTAACTTTCGTTTTTTCCTCATAAATAATAAACCAATTTTTACTATGCTGCATACAATACATCATGTGAATATAGCCCATATCTTACCATTCCCAAAAAGCTTGAATTTCATTAAAGGTGAATAGCAGGCTTACTTTCAAT
Above is a genomic segment from Lysinibacillus sp. PLM2 containing:
- the miaB gene encoding tRNA-2-methylthio-N(6)-dimethylallyladenosine synthase, which translates into the protein MNEEQRVASQQVNQPKPITKKTEKDYSKYFERVITAPSLKDAKKRGKEEVKYHKDFAIPQEFKGMGEGRKFFIRTYGCQMNEHDSEVMAGIFMELGYEPTDKIEEADAVLLNTCAIRENAENKVFGELGYLLKYKRENPEMLIGVCGCMSQEESVVNKILTTYQHVDMVFGTHNIHRLPHILKEAYMSKEMVIEVWSKEGDVLENLPKKRNGAIKAWVNIMYGCDKFCTYCIVPYTRGKERSRRPEEIIQEVRELAAQGYQEIMLLGQNVNAYGKDFTDMEYRLGDLMDELRKIDIPRIRFTTSHPRDFDDHLIEVLAKGGNLVEHIHLPVQSGSNDILKIMARKYTREHFLDLVRKIKEAIPNVALTTDIIVGYPNETEEQFQETIDLYREVGFESAFTYIYSPREGTPAAKMNDNVPLEVKKERLQRLNAVVEEFSTAALKKYEDQVVEVLVEGSSKKRDDVLAGYTRRNKLVNFAGPKELIGHIVKVKITDAKSYSLRGEFVEVVNRHEVEV